CGTCGGTCTTTCGTTCGACCTGATGAACAGCAATATTGCTCGTCACCGCTGGTTGGGTGTTTTGGTGTCGGTTGGTGCTTTAGTATTGATTCCCTTTGCCCGCACGACTGTTAAGTCGGAAGAAGGGAAGATGAAATCGTTTTGGCTGATCGGAGCCCTTGTAATTGGCCTCGGCGTTTCAATGGTCGGCTATCAAGGTGGTGAACTGACCTATGGCGAAGACCACTACGCAAAGGAGTTCCAACGCCTTTTCAACACCGGGGAAGAAGTGGAAGCTCCAGCCGACGAAGCGGAACCAACATCCAGCGAAGAAGAATCGGCAAGCAAAGACTCGGAGTAATTTCCCAGCTCTACTGGCCAATTGAAGTCACAGAATGAAGCGAGCCTCATCACGGCTCGCTTCTTTTTTTGTAAGGGTTCAAGCTCGGCAATCTTTCCCTATTTCGCCAAAACAGTTCAATCCGTACTTCCCACTCAGCCGATAAGATGACAAAGCAGATTCAGACCCCCGGGAAAGTTGCTAGCAGATGTGGTGCCCCAATTGTCAGACCCAAGTCGCTGGGATTGCCTCCGCCAAGGAGCATTCGGCGTTGGTCTGCGCGAAGTGCCAGACGCAATTGACCGCCAGTTCTGAAGCCTCGCAGGCGAAGTCTAAAGCAACTTCTTCCTCGCAGCCGCTACCTGGTATGCGTCTCGACTCTCATCGGATGCAAGCTACGCTCAGCCGGATCGACCGCCTCGTTCAACGATTGGGTGAACCAACCGATTTCGAGGAACCGAAGCCGCCCCAAACGAGCCGTCGCCCTGCTCCCCAACCAGAATACGACAAACCGGCGGAACCACTCCGGACCGAAAACAGCTTTCCCTGGCTGGCAACGTTCAGCCTTGCGGCAGGCGTCATGCTATTGGTTTGCGGCTGCTTCCTGATTGTCTGGAGCGTTGTTGCTCGCCGCCCCGATTTATTCAGCATCGGTTTTCCTATTTCCGTGATCTCGTTGGCGTGCATGGCCCTTGCGGCTTGCTTGTTCTTCCAAGATGCCTCCGGCAAACAAGCGGAAACGCAGAAGTGGTTGGCTGATGTGCAGAATCAACTAGGTGGCATCCGACAGATTGCCACGGATAGCCGACACTCACTCGGTTCAATCCCAGAGCTGCCTACCACCATCTCATCACCGGCCAACATCTCGCTGGCACAATCGGAAGAACGTCTGAGAGAGATCCGACGTCGCTTGAACGAAACACGTTCGCGTTAGAACTTCGCAACCGTGCGATTTCGGCCCGAAAAAACAGCTGCATCGAAATCCGTTCGACGCGGCTGTTGATCGTTGAAACTTGGCGTGCCTGCTATCCCTGCACCAATGCCAAGTCTCTGCTCTTTTTCGCGTCGCAAGCTGAGATGCAATGCAGCTTGGTTGCCAGTGAGGCGTTAAGGTTTTCCTCAGGCGGAAGCTGTACAAAGACTTGTCCCTCTTGCACTTTCACAGGGAAGACCTGCAACTTGTATTCTTCACCAGTCAGACATTCACCCGATTCCAGTGAGAATGCCTTCTTGTGAAGCGGACATGCTACCTTTGGCACGCCAGAAGCATCGCCGATAATGCCCCGCGACAAGACAAAGGCATTCTTATGTGGACACATATTTTGACAAGCATACCAGTCGCTGTGTGTCGTTGCTCGGAAGATGGCGATTTGCACTTCGCCATACTTCACCGCGGCGCCGCCATTGACCGGAAAATCAGCTTCGTTGCCCATCGCGATCCAGGTTAACTCTTCACCCGGTACGTCGTGCGGAATCGTCTCGCCGTTAAGACCTTTCAACTCGACCAGCGAAACATTTCCATCGGGCCAATCCGCCGGACGCTGCTGGTCTCGTTCCGAAATGATCTCGATACCAAGCTCTGATTCATCCGTATTGACGAATTGCTTGAAGAAAGCCCGCTTCTCAGGATCTTCGACGACCGTCTTCCACTCGCATTGATAGGTGTCGACCAGCATCTGCATTCGAGCTTCAAGTTCGTCACAAATGTTCAGCGAATCGTTGATCACTACATCGCGAATGTGATCGAGGCCGCCTTCCATCTTTTCCAACCAAACGCTGGTTCTTGTCAACTTGTCCGCCGTTTGGATGTAGTACATCAAAAAGCGATCCATGTATTTGACGGCTGTTTCTTCATCAATATCTGCGACCAACAAGTCAGCATGACGAGGATTGGCACCACCATTGCCGCAAACATAGAGGTTGTATCCATTCTCGGTGGCAATGAGTCCAACGTCTTTCCCTTGAGCCTCAGCACATTCACGAACACAACCGCTGACCGCGAACTTCAACTTATGCGGTGCGCGAATTCCGCGGTAACGATTCTCGATCCGAATTGCAAAGCCAACCGAGTCCCCGACCCCGTAGCGACACCAGGTGCTTCCCACGCAGCTTTTGACCGTTCGTACCGCTTTTCCGTACGCATGACCGCTCTCGAAACCTGCTTCGATCAATTCGGCCCAGATGTCGGGCAGGTCTTGGACTTTGGCACCGAACAAGTCGACGCGTTGGCCCCCGGTGATCTTGGTGTAGAGTCCATACTTTTTAGCAACCACGCCGAGGGTGATCAGTTTGTCAGGCGTTATTTCACCACCTGCTACCCGCGGAACGACACTGTAAGTCGCGTCTCGTTGGATGTTGGCCAAGAAGCGATCGTTCGTATCTTGGAGAGTTTTGTGCGAAGTCTCCAAAATATGATCGTTCCATAGCGATGCCATGATCGAAGCAATCGCTGGCTTACAGATCTCACAACCATCTCCCTTCCCGTGGGACGCCAGCAAATCATCGAACGACTTGATCTCTTTAATTTTGACGATCTCAAACAGCTCTTGGCGGGAGTAAGCAAAGTGTTCGCACAGGTCCTTGCTGATCGACTTACCTGCGGCGGCCAGTTCAGCGGCTAGGATATCGGTAACCAACGGCATACAGCCTCCGCACCCACCACCGGCACTGGTGCATTTCTTGACTTCGGCTGGCGTCATTAAATCGTTGTCGCGAATCGCCGAGCAGATTTGTCCTTTCGTAACGTTGTTGCAGGAACAAATCTGAGCACTATCTGGCATGCTGGCAGCTCCTCCCAGAGCAGCTGCTCCTCCGCCGTCGCCACTGTTTCCCATCAATTCGCTAGGCGAACAGGGGAGCAGATCCCCGCTCTTGGCAAAGATCGAAAGGGTCCCGTATTCCGATGCATCGCCAACCAGAATCCCACCGAGGAGAGCTTTGCCATTCTTGCTGAACAACAGCTTCTTGTACGAGCCTTGGAAGGGATCTTCCACGACCAGCGAAGTCGAGACATCGTCGCTCGCTTCATAGTTGCCGAAGCTGGCCACATCGACCCCCATGAGCTTCAGTTTGGTCGACATATCGGTGCCACCGAAATGCTTTTCTTGACCGCACAAATTAGCTGCGACAATCTCGGCCATTTCGTAACCTGGCGCGACCAGGCCATAGATCATTCCGCTATGCAGGGCGACTTCACCGATGGCAAACACCTTCGGATCAGATGTCCGCAGATGATCGTCGACTGAAACACCACCGCGCGGTCCGATATCGAGTCCGCACTCTTTCGCGACTTCATCCCGTGGACGAATTCCCGCTGAGACGATGATCATGTCAACGTCCAACGAACTATCATCGGTGAAGACCATGCGTTCGACCTTGCCGTCTCCCTCGACTTCCTTCGTGCCCTTGTTGAGATGAACTTCAACGCCGAGCTCTTCGATCTTTTGAACCAACAACTTCGATCCTCGATCGTCAACCTGACGCGGCATTAATCGAGGCGCGAACTCGATAACATGGGTTTTCATCCCCAAATCAAACGCGGCCTTAGCCGCTTCCAGACCGAGAAGTCCCCCACCGATTACCGCACATGACTTCGCGGTTTTACCATGATGAATGATCTTCTCGAGGTCTTCGATCGTTCGATAAACATAGACACCATGCTTCTGAATCCCCGGCACGGGCGGTACGAAGGGGAACGAGCCGGTTGCCAGAACCACATAGTCGTAAGAAATCGCACTCCCTTTATCTGAGTAAACGACTTGTTTTTCTCGATCAATCTTGCTAGCCCGATCACCCAAGTGAATCTCGACCCCATGCTCTTGGTACCAGTCGAGCCTGGCAATCATTAACTTCTCGGCATCGCGGTGGGCAAAGAATGAAGTTAGCCCCACGCGGTCGTACGCCGCACGTGGTTCTTCACAGAAGGTGACAATCTTGTATTGACGGGCCTGATCGAATTCGACGAGCTTTTCGACGAAGCGATGCCCCACCATGCCGTTGCCGATTACTACGATGGTCTTGGTTTCGTCGGTCACCATGAAATCCTGTTTCCTCTTTTTGATGCACTTGCGCGGGCCGCCGCTGAGGGAAACGCAAGCGGTGTGCCCATAAGTGCAGAGGAAACTTTCGGCGATCGACCTGTAGCCGCAAACTACGAAACAGAAAAGAGTTACAGCATGCCACATCTATCCTGAGCTCATTTCGACCACCCTTGGCAACGAAATGACCGGAAATTTGGCTTGGCGCTGCTGCACCGATACGCAACGTCCTGCGAGCGGATCTCGCAGGCAAGATATGACAGATGGACCGCATCCGGTCCAAAGGGAAGCGATCTAGTGCGCGATCTCTTCCCAGTATTCATCGAAGGCACCCGGCACGTGAAAATCGGGGCTGTTATCCAGGTCGTGGCACTTCAGACAGGTATCACGTGCCTTATCCAAAGGCAATTTCATCTGCTCGGTGAAACGCGTCGTCTGATCTGCGGTAAAGTCACCATCACCGTTTTGCGAAGCAACGTGGGCTGACCCTGGGCCGTGACAGTTCTCGCAGGAAACATTGTGCATCTTCGGCGTTTCTTCCAGCCCTAAATAGCCGGACTCGAAAGGAAGGTAGGTTGCCGGATTCCAACCTGTGACGTGGCAAGCCAGGCACTCTGGATCAAAGTGGCGTGGAACTTGGAATCGTTCTGGCGGATGCACCAGGGTTTGCGTTGCATGACTATGCTTCGAGCCTTTCCAAACGTCGTAAGCATCTTCGTGACAGTCTTTACACGATTCGGATCCGACGAATTTGTGGCCACTCGGGTGAGGCTGCTGGCGAATGCCAAGGCCGCTTAAACCGAGCGTTTCCAACTGTTGTTGATAAGCAGCTAATAACTTCAGCATCTCTTCCGAATCCTTGAAGCTGTCATCCAAGGCAACGCGTTCGTAACGCATTGGGGTGCGAGGATCGTTATACAAACCCACGACACCAACATACATTCCCTTAGTACCGACCTGGATCATGCGGGTTTGCAGGCCTTCAACCACCTCCGGCTTCAATTCCGGCTCACCAGCCCCACCGGCCGTGATGACTAGCTGAAAACCAGGAAACTTCCGCGCAATCTCACGGCTTTCGCTCAGCGTGCCCTCGCAAAGGAGAATGTACAAATCACAGTTTTGCTCTTTGAGCGCCTGCCAGCTTTCCTGCAAGCCTTCTTCTGGCTCGGAAAGCCCGACATCACTATTGGAAATCCGTTGAAGCTCTTTCGAGCAAAGAACGCCCGTCACACCGATTTTCTTACCACCTTTTTCGATGACACGATGACGGGGCGTGTAATCGAGCAAAACGGCGTTGCTGGAAAGAAACTTGATGTTGTCAGGATCTTCAGAAGCGACAGCCGCGAAGACTTCATCAATGGAAAGACGAAGGTCGTCTGGACCAAAACCAATCGCATCGTACTCCATCTTCCGCAAACCTTCGGCGGTCGTTTGGAATTTGATTTCGGCCTGACGACCGAAGCGGCGAACTTGATTTCCGACGTCCAAGGCAACCACGTCCCAGCCTCGATCTTCCCGCAACTGCTTGAGCAGTGAGTGGCGTCGCATTAGGCCACCCTTCTGATTGGCCAACCCAGTACAGCCGCACGGCTCGATGTAGCCGTGCTGTTCGCCGGTGATGAAAAGGGCCACTTCCGGCTTTGGCCACCCCTGAAACAGTTCACGAGGGGCTGCCACCGTGCTGGTGCTTCCGGTGGATGCGTCTTCATAGGCAACTTGGCGAACGTCGGACGATGCCGCCGCATCCGTGGCAGGCTTGGCCATCGGAGCAGCGTCTTGCTGAGCACGGGAAAGTTGCCCGGGCTCGTGACTGTTAGCAATGCGATCTTGGCTTTTGTTCTGGCTGACCGAGGTAGGTGTCGTTTCCGAACAGCCCCAAACTCCTCCTAAGACCAAACAAGCGAACGCGAGACCGACAGTCGAGTTTCCAGAAGCCATTCGAATACTATCTGCGGGTTTGTTGTTGCGAAATTTTGATGGCCTACCTCCGATCTATGCGGCGGGGGCCAGGATCAGGCGAGAATCAACCCAAGACTCTACTCGACCGAGAAATATACGAAAATATCAACCTCTTTGATCTCAGGATGTCCATCGACCGCTAGCACGATCTTTCCGAGCTTGTCCCGATCAGGGCCGAGGAAGTTACCGCCAGGAACGCCCTCAGGAATATTTAACATGAGCGGAAACTTGACCACGTTACCATCGTTGAAGGTTTCCGACTCACCGATCTCGAGATCCAGATACTCCGGCGAGGCAGACTTTGGCTTAACCGTAACGTCATTTCGATGAGGGCCCTTCACGATCAAGAACAACTTGGTCGAAATCCCTTCATCCTTCTTCAACTTGCCGAGGTAAAGAACACCTTTGTCACGGTCATACTTCTTGATCGCCATCACCGAGATGTCACCCACCACGTAACTGGTGACTGAAATCTCAAGCTCCGGAGCGAACTCACTGTTCGTGTGCACGGCGATGCTGTGCTTATTGGTTCCCAGAGGTAATCCAGGCTTCGTCTCTAATTGTACCAAGTAGCCGGCCAAAGCCCCGGCAGACTCTTTTAGTTCCTCGGGTGAAAGTTCGCGGCTTGTCACGTCAAACAAGTCCGCTCCCGCACCGGTCACTTCTAAGCCGGTAATCTCGAATTCAGCATCTTTGTAGGAAAGAACCTTCGTTGCCGCTTTACGTGTTTCGCCAGCAGCCATGTTCGACAGGCGAATCTCAGACGGTTCCAATACCACGGCCTG
The Blastopirellula marina genome window above contains:
- a CDS encoding DUF1573 domain-containing protein, translated to MKPIALLLVCLLGGSAAGYAIAVRDLSTPNDFGGLTDPSLMWAEVAVKETSPKAIVQDGPVFAFGRMELNSVGKHTFVVKNEGKEPLELTMEGTTCKCTMADLKEGDVLTVQPGDTTEIKLEWRPKAYQEDFGQTATIATNDPRKPTLELRITGSVVQAVVLEPSEIRLSNMAAGETRKAATKVLSYKDAEFEITGLEVTGAGADLFDVTSRELSPEELKESAGALAGYLVQLETKPGLPLGTNKHSIAVHTNSEFAPELEISVTSYVVGDISVMAIKKYDRDKGVLYLGKLKKDEGISTKLFLIVKGPHRNDVTVKPKSASPEYLDLEIGESETFNDGNVVKFPLMLNIPEGVPGGNFLGPDRDKLGKIVLAVDGHPEIKEVDIFVYFSVE
- a CDS encoding multiheme c-type cytochrome — protein: MASGNSTVGLAFACLVLGGVWGCSETTPTSVSQNKSQDRIANSHEPGQLSRAQQDAAPMAKPATDAAASSDVRQVAYEDASTGSTSTVAAPRELFQGWPKPEVALFITGEQHGYIEPCGCTGLANQKGGLMRRHSLLKQLREDRGWDVVALDVGNQVRRFGRQAEIKFQTTAEGLRKMEYDAIGFGPDDLRLSIDEVFAAVASEDPDNIKFLSSNAVLLDYTPRHRVIEKGGKKIGVTGVLCSKELQRISNSDVGLSEPEEGLQESWQALKEQNCDLYILLCEGTLSESREIARKFPGFQLVITAGGAGEPELKPEVVEGLQTRMIQVGTKGMYVGVVGLYNDPRTPMRYERVALDDSFKDSEEMLKLLAAYQQQLETLGLSGLGIRQQPHPSGHKFVGSESCKDCHEDAYDVWKGSKHSHATQTLVHPPERFQVPRHFDPECLACHVTGWNPATYLPFESGYLGLEETPKMHNVSCENCHGPGSAHVASQNGDGDFTADQTTRFTEQMKLPLDKARDTCLKCHDLDNSPDFHVPGAFDEYWEEIAH
- the nirB gene encoding nitrite reductase large subunit NirB — translated: MVTDETKTIVVIGNGMVGHRFVEKLVEFDQARQYKIVTFCEEPRAAYDRVGLTSFFAHRDAEKLMIARLDWYQEHGVEIHLGDRASKIDREKQVVYSDKGSAISYDYVVLATGSFPFVPPVPGIQKHGVYVYRTIEDLEKIIHHGKTAKSCAVIGGGLLGLEAAKAAFDLGMKTHVIEFAPRLMPRQVDDRGSKLLVQKIEELGVEVHLNKGTKEVEGDGKVERMVFTDDSSLDVDMIIVSAGIRPRDEVAKECGLDIGPRGGVSVDDHLRTSDPKVFAIGEVALHSGMIYGLVAPGYEMAEIVAANLCGQEKHFGGTDMSTKLKLMGVDVASFGNYEASDDVSTSLVVEDPFQGSYKKLLFSKNGKALLGGILVGDASEYGTLSIFAKSGDLLPCSPSELMGNSGDGGGAAALGGAASMPDSAQICSCNNVTKGQICSAIRDNDLMTPAEVKKCTSAGGGCGGCMPLVTDILAAELAAAGKSISKDLCEHFAYSRQELFEIVKIKEIKSFDDLLASHGKGDGCEICKPAIASIMASLWNDHILETSHKTLQDTNDRFLANIQRDATYSVVPRVAGGEITPDKLITLGVVAKKYGLYTKITGGQRVDLFGAKVQDLPDIWAELIEAGFESGHAYGKAVRTVKSCVGSTWCRYGVGDSVGFAIRIENRYRGIRAPHKLKFAVSGCVRECAEAQGKDVGLIATENGYNLYVCGNGGANPRHADLLVADIDEETAVKYMDRFLMYYIQTADKLTRTSVWLEKMEGGLDHIRDVVINDSLNICDELEARMQMLVDTYQCEWKTVVEDPEKRAFFKQFVNTDESELGIEIISERDQQRPADWPDGNVSLVELKGLNGETIPHDVPGEELTWIAMGNEADFPVNGGAAVKYGEVQIAIFRATTHSDWYACQNMCPHKNAFVLSRGIIGDASGVPKVACPLHKKAFSLESGECLTGEEYKLQVFPVKVQEGQVFVQLPPEENLNASLATKLHCISACDAKKSRDLALVQG